One segment of Tepidimicrobium xylanilyticum DNA contains the following:
- a CDS encoding late competence development ComFB family protein, with amino-acid sequence MVQNYMEVLVDEIFEEIKHLCKSCKKPYYQDDIKSVALNNLPPVYFLSSTTDAEKKAFLLDRQRRITVLAALTQAKDIVCDKCRYTKENNVEKMRDTM; translated from the coding sequence ATGGTTCAAAATTACATGGAAGTATTAGTAGATGAAATCTTTGAAGAGATAAAACATCTATGTAAATCCTGTAAAAAGCCTTACTATCAAGATGACATTAAATCTGTTGCATTGAATAATCTTCCACCAGTATATTTTTTGTCTTCAACCACTGATGCTGAGAAAAAAGCCTTCTTATTGGATCGGCAAAGAAGAATTACTGTTCTTGCTGCTCTTACTCAAGCAAAGGATATAGTATGTGATAAATGTCGTTATACAAAAGAGAATAATGTTGAAAAGATGAGGGATACCATGTAA
- a CDS encoding DUF1858 domain-containing protein, whose amino-acid sequence MEITKDMLIGEIIRYKPEAVDTLLSFGLGCIGCPASQMESLEEAAMVHGIDLSQLLKALNE is encoded by the coding sequence AGGATATGCTAATAGGAGAAATAATCCGTTACAAGCCAGAAGCGGTAGATACCCTCTTGAGCTTTGGGTTAGGTTGTATTGGATGCCCTGCAAGCCAAATGGAAAGCTTAGAAGAAGCCGCTATGGTTCATGGTATAGATTTATCTCAATTATTGAAAGCGTTAAATGAATAA
- a CDS encoding glutaredoxin family protein has protein sequence MSNVVVYTSSTCPYCVSVKEYLEEKGVSYTEKNVSTDVDARKELMKMGHMGVPVTIIDGQEVVGFDRNKLDELLDK, from the coding sequence ATGTCAAACGTTGTTGTCTATACAAGCAGTACATGTCCATATTGTGTTTCTGTTAAAGAATATTTAGAAGAAAAAGGAGTATCCTATACTGAAAAGAACGTATCTACAGATGTTGATGCAAGAAAAGAGCTAATGAAAATGGGGCATATGGGTGTTCCGGTAACCATAATCGATGGCCAAGAGGTAGTAGGCTTTGACAGAAATAAATTAGATGAGTTGTTGGATAAATAA
- a CDS encoding ArsR/SmtB family transcription factor: protein MYNEEIINELAQIFKALADPTRLKIIYVLSESPLCVHDIANLLDMTQSAISHHLRLLRNLRLVKFKKEGKSVIYSLDDDHVLQLFHQGLDHVKHD from the coding sequence TTGTATAACGAAGAAATAATTAATGAACTGGCTCAAATATTTAAAGCATTAGCAGATCCTACAAGACTTAAGATAATATACGTTTTATCTGAGTCTCCTCTGTGCGTTCATGATATTGCCAATTTATTGGACATGACTCAATCTGCTATATCTCACCATTTAAGGCTTCTTAGAAATTTAAGGCTTGTGAAGTTTAAAAAAGAGGGAAAATCCGTCATATACTCTTTAGATGACGACCACGTTTTACAACTATTCCATCAAGGATTAGACCATGTTAAACATGATTAA